The stretch of DNA GAGCCTATCATGATACGATAAGCTCCCACTCCAGCTAGAAGGGCATAAATAAGCGCATTGACAAAGCGAGTCGAAGGATTGACCGTTGAAGAATAAAAGATAGCTGACTGTGAATAACCTGCATAGTTGGCATTCGCCTCGTGCAGTCTTTGGATAAAATCTTCTTGAGCATTAAAGGACTGGATAATGGTCTGCTGGTTCAACGATTCTTCAATCAACTGAGTCTGAATTCCCCTAGTCTCTGTTTGCTTTTGGAAGAGATGATAAGATCTCTTGGCAATAAAGCGTGAAATTACCATAGACAGTGGCGTCAACAGCAAGACCAAGAGAGTCATGAGGAGATGAATTTGAAGCATGGCAAGAATACTAACTAAAATCATCAAGACGCCAATGAAAAATTGGTTAAAAATCATGGTCAAGCCAGCTGCCAACTGTTCTATGTCCGTGGTTACACGACTGACCATCTCCCCACTGCCTTGCCGATCGACAAAAGCAATCGATAAACGATGGAGCTTATGGATGATTCGCTCTCGCAAATCTTTAGTATAAGAAAAGATTAGGCGATTATAGAGGAGAGGATTGACCCACTGCACAAGGGTATTTCCTATAACCACCAAGATCATTTGAATGAAAATATGCCAAAAAACTGGTGAAGAATCAACCACTAGGACTTGGTCAATGACCTGCCCAATCAATATAGGTAGGTAGATTGATAAGGCAACCTGGGCAATGGTTCCTAGAAAGGCTAGAAAAAGAAGGAAGGTATGACTTGCTAAATCTTTTGCCAAACGTTTGCTCGTCTGGTTTGCAGTTTGTCGTCTCATACTAGTCCTCCTTACCATGTTGGGATGCATTGATTTCACGATAGACTTGACTGGTCTTCATCAAGTCATCGTGCTTGCCGATAGCTAGGAGCTCACCTTTTTCCAAGAGGAGAATCTGGTCTGCCATCTGAAGCGTCGAAGTCCGTTGAGAAATCAAAATTAAGCTCGTATTTGGCAAATTTTCTCGGATAGCTTTCAAGAGCTTGGACTCGGTAATGGTGTCAAGAGCCGAAGTCGCATCATCTAGGATGAGAAACGGACCCTGCCGCAAGACTGCTCGTGCGATAGACAGCCTTTGTTTTTGACCGCCCGAGAAATTTCGCCCTCCTGCCTCAACTAGAGCATCCAAGAGTCCTTCCTTATCACTGACAAAATCCTTGGCTTGTGCAATTTCCAAGGCCTGCCAAAGCTCTTGGTCAGTTACTTCTTGATGTAAACCTAGAGTCAAGTTGGAACGAATGGTTCCTTTAAAGAGTTCGACTTTTTGGGGCACATAGGCAATCCAAGACCGCCACTGCTTCAAATTAAGAGGACTACATCCATCTCGATAAAGGTCAATGCTCCCCTTGTCTGCTGGATAAAGTCCAAGTAAGACTTGCACCAAGCTTGATTTACCAGAACCCGTCCCTCCGATGATACCAAGGATTTGCCCTTGCTGCATATCAAAGGAAATGTCTCTCAGAGAAGGCTGGGCCGCATCAGGATAGGTAAAGGTCAATTCTTGGACTTGTAAAATCTGATTGCTGGTAACTTGCTTTTTCTCTAATTCTAAATAAATATCTTCTGGAGCCTCAGCAAAAACTTCCTCGATTCGCTTGGCAGAGATATAGGACTGATTGAGAGAATTTATCAGCATAGCTAGCTTGACCAATTCCACCAAAATCTGTAGGAGATAGTTGATAAGGGCAATGAGAGTACCTTGACTGAGCAATCCTCCTTGAATAGAAACATATCCCTTCCAGATAATAATAAGGAGGGTTCCATTGACAATCAGATAGGTCAAAGGGGGTAATAAACTAGACCAGAAACCTGTCTTTTCTTGTAAACTTGCATAGACTTTGTTAAGGGTTTGAAAAATCTGTAACTCTCGTTTTTCTTGTCCAAAAGCACGAATAACCCGCATACCTTGTAATTGCTGGCGCGTTTCTTGAACCAGTTGGTCCGTTTTCTTTCTGAGAACACTGTAGAGAGGATTAATCAGTCTAGAGAGCCCTACAATAACAATGGTCAAAATGACAACCATGACCAAGAACCAGAAAGTCAGCTCAGCTGAGATGCGATAAGCCATAAAAATGGCACCAAAAACGATAATAGGCGCTCGCAAAAAGAGACGCAGGAATTGATTGATACCAGTCTGAATCTGGTAAGTGTCCGAAGTCAAGCGAGTGACCAAGCTAGAAGTGGTCAAACGATCTCTGCTGTCCTTGGGCAAGGAAAGAATATGGCGATAGAGGTCACCTGTCAATTCTTTGGCAAATCCAACCGCAGCCTTAGCTGAGTAGAACTGGGCTATTAAGGCTACTACCACACCAATCACTGCAAAGATAAGGAGCAACCCAATCTGCATCCAGAGATGACCTTGATTTCTTTGGGGCAAGGATTGGTCAACAATCCCAGCAATCACCATGGGAACCAAGAGCTCAAACACAGCTTCAAGTAGCTTGAACAAGGGTGCTAAAATCGATTCTCTGATGTAGGGTTTAAAGTAAGATAGTAAGTGTTTCATAAATCCCTTCTATTCGTTTTCTAGAAATGAAGAAAGTGGGAAGCACCCACCATCTCTGATTTATTTGTTTAAGTAAGGTAGTAGATAGCCATAGCCTGCTTCTTCCATCTCATCCTTGGCCACAAAGCGCAAGGAAGCAGAATTGATACAGTAACGGAGGCCACCAAACTCACGCGGTCCATCTGTGAAAACATGACCCAAGTGAGCATTCCCCGACCGAGAACGAACCTCAATTCGCTCCATTCCATGGCTGAGGTCCTTGTAATAATGAATCAATTCCTTGGAAATCGGACGGCTAAAACTTGGCCAACCACAACCTGAGGCAAACTTATCCTTGGCAAAAAAGAGTGGCTCACCTGTCGTGATGTCTACATAAATTCCCTCTTCAAAGGTTCGGTCATATGCATTGGTAAATGGAGCCTCTGTAGCAGCTTCTTGGGTGACACGGTAGGACTC from Streptococcus mitis encodes:
- a CDS encoding ABC transporter ATP-binding protein, with amino-acid sequence MKHLLSYFKPYIRESILAPLFKLLEAVFELLVPMVIAGIVDQSLPQRNQGHLWMQIGLLLIFAVIGVVVALIAQFYSAKAAVGFAKELTGDLYRHILSLPKDSRDRLTTSSLVTRLTSDTYQIQTGINQFLRLFLRAPIIVFGAIFMAYRISAELTFWFLVMVVILTIVIVGLSRLINPLYSVLRKKTDQLVQETRQQLQGMRVIRAFGQEKRELQIFQTLNKVYASLQEKTGFWSSLLPPLTYLIVNGTLLIIIWKGYVSIQGGLLSQGTLIALINYLLQILVELVKLAMLINSLNQSYISAKRIEEVFAEAPEDIYLELEKKQVTSNQILQVQELTFTYPDAAQPSLRDISFDMQQGQILGIIGGTGSGKSSLVQVLLGLYPADKGSIDLYRDGCSPLNLKQWRSWIAYVPQKVELFKGTIRSNLTLGLHQEVTDQELWQALEIAQAKDFVSDKEGLLDALVEAGGRNFSGGQKQRLSIARAVLRQGPFLILDDATSALDTITESKLLKAIRENLPNTSLILISQRTSTLQMADQILLLEKGELLAIGKHDDLMKTSQVYREINASQHGKED